The Plasmodium gaboni strain SY75 chromosome 9, whole genome shotgun sequence DNA segment CCATATTTTCTGaattttcattattttcctcttttctttcctttttctccaaaaatttatcatttgtattataCTCATCATTTGAACTGTCATGcttcttttctttttttttcaaataattataatacttatcatttttttcatttgaatttttattatctgACTTTTCCTcattattcaaaaaattatcaCTCATTTCAGTTTCAACCTTTTCATCATTCCTTTCTTCTCCTTTCAATGTAaaattatctttattttccTCATCACCTTTAATAACTTGTCTTTTATTATCCTTTTGtttaagaatatatataccatctatattattatcttctttATTTCCATCGGAgtcattcatattattcttGTTCTTTATATTAGTATTATCATGTTTCCTAAAACGAGAATATGcattttttgtattatcaccttttttattatctgGGTGTTTTTCTGATATATCGTTTTGTTTGAAATCATCAATGGGGATAAGATCATAATGTTCCTCATCATAATAATCATCCTTATTGTAGccattattaaaattatcCTTTTTgcaattattattattaagattttgttctttattattatcatcatcatcatctttttcattcaataaataattctttCTCATATTTTCTGAATTTGTATgttctatatatttagaCACATTATTCCCATTATCTAATGGATAGTCCTTATGATCTTcttgattattataatgacTTGTATTTACCTGTTCACTTACCATATTGAcagtattattatattccATACTCTGATCTTCTTTATCACTTAAAATTTGCCctttctttatattatcatttacTAATTTTCTATTTACATCAGAATCcttatttttcttattaaatttaaaatttgaattaataaaaaatgttcCTTTTCCATCACGACgtctatttttattaatatattcatttaacATCTCTTGATTTTTTACcttttcaaaatatatatctaatgTTGGTTGATCAACAATAGTACCTTTTCCTATATTGTTATAAATAGAAGGATGCTTGATATTATCcttattaattttattactattattgaaaatattttttgtataagaataaaaacTATTCATAGATCCCATATTCATTTGgtaattatttaaaacaataattataatacttataaaaatacaaatagACAATTCGATTAATTTCCAAGTATTATTTGTTTCATTATTTTGACTACTtctaaaatatttttctttatcttcATCATAATAAGCATCAacgtttttttttttttttaaaatttctAAAATATAACGTATTCCAACAAGTTCAGgatcatataaaaagtaaatatattctttcTTTAAATCATATTCTACATTACTAATACCTttaatatcttttaataacgtatatgattttattatatcatctctgtatatatataatgttattTCAGATAAATTACAACGATTCTTATCATCTTTATAAAGATCTAataaatcattattaaatccactttcttttatttcattCATAATTGTATTAACAAACatttttacattattattacagGGTATAATATCAGATGATATAtctatttttaattttattttattttctgTAGCATAACTATTTCCTTCTAAAATTAATTTCTTATCTTTTAAGAAgtttataattttctttcCACAATTATCACAAgtcatattataaatttttaattcacaaatgtaaatattttgtttatcTCTATAACTTTCATAGTCTCTGAAATTGaaattctttttcttcaacttatcttcattataatcataataataattattattactattatagatatcattactattattataagtTTTATTCTGGACATCCTTATACATATCAttagataataaaatactcttatctaaattattataatcttcatttaaataatcTTTTTTCACTTccttcttcattttttttttatccttcgcttttttaatattattaaataaatttaaaacaCTAAATTTACTACTTTTCCTATTTTCTTCTACACCCTCTGATTCTTCAACTTTTTCGACTTGATTAGGATAATAATTGATATCATATAAATCtcctttattatttgtGCTATTATAATTggaatttatattttcatttttttcagACACATTACAATTTTGATAATCCTCCCCATGGGGTTTATAATTCTCATCATGATTTTGATAattatctttataattttgataattctccttataattttgataattatctttataattttgataattATCTTTATACGTTTGTGAACTCACTTGATAACTTTGATAATTCtctttataattttgaGAACTCACTTCataattttgataattttcttcataatttttattatcatagGCATTATCAAGTTGTTCATAAAGATCTTCACCATTTGGATaagaataattattaaCCCTATTATTTATATCGTATATCTGATTAAAATTGttatcttcattattatcattataattcattttatcGTAATTATCTCTATCATTTACAccatataaattattattattatcattattatccatattattatgtatattttgcatattctcattattatcaaatatattcGTCTTCTTAACAacattttcttcttctatTTCTTCCTTATAcattgaaaaaataaaactGTTTCCTTTTTTACTACTTATATCAGTATCATCCTTTAAAATGTCACCATTAATATCTAAATGTTTAATACGTTCAATTACACCATAAGAATCCATAACCTTCGGGTTATACGAAATGGTAAGTTTTCTGTTTTTAAGTTTCAGATCCTCAACACCTTCAAATTTTGCCTTCTTAATCTTTCGCTTAAAATTATCATCAACATTGTTAATAGTTAATGACAACTTAGCCATAATgacaataaaaatatataaagaaaaataaaaagaaaaaaggggaaaaaataattataaataaatatataaatatatatatatatatgtattacATATGTGAATTGtactataaatatattttatatcatttttatgttatatatttggTCTGGCTAGTTGACggttaataataaaaaattatgacaaattgatatatatatttctattatagttttatataaaatataaataccTTACACAAGCAggtataatatatttttttttaatatataattttcataaCTAACAAAGATAAGTTTTACATTTACCCTTACATTAAGAATACACtcaaaatttataatatatatatatatttaaatatttgaataattacaaatattttaattattttaaaaaagtaTACAAAATATGGATGCAAgcaaaaaataaaaataaaaaaatgcccctaatatgtatatatatatatatatatatatatattatatttataattgtTAACAATATAGTATCTTAAAAggatttaaaaaaaaaagaaaaagatacacataatatttataatatatatagatataaaataaatattaaaaaaaaaaataaaataaaataaactGGAACACAATTAggttatataaaaatacatttgagaaataaaattatacaaagagaaaaatataaaataaatgaaattCAAGCATATAATAATANNNNNNNNNNNNNNNNNNNNNNNNNNNNNNNNNNNNNNNNNNNNNNNNNNNNNNNNNNNNNNNNNNNNNNNNNNNNNNNNNNNNNNNNNNNNNNNNNNNNTTATTTCATTAGGAATAATTTTtagttttatatatcaaataagtatttactttttttaaaaaaattcttttttaattatataaatatatatatatatatatggcacatgatatatattaaaaattacACATTATCTTATTACATGAAATACcttaaacatataaatgtaatatataagcatatataaattctcaatattaaatatatatataatcatttcAACACATTTGATTTTATATGTgattcaaaaaaaattatcttTGGAACctaaaatttaaaagatattacatattgtattgatatatatatatatatatatatatatatttttattttaaaaggTATTCCAGTTTTCCTTGTGAATGTTTTGATTATctatatcaatatattttgtattcaaataattgctttgtttttttaaagaatatatatatttattattatatttatggAAATAATCAATACTTTGTTGTACCTTTGATAAGAATTCATTTAAGTAATTATCATCCACTGGTTGATCATAATTAatttctaatttttttctgtatatatgatttttatatattaacataaCTGTAGgtacaaaaataatattacaatTATATGAACCTTGTGGACATAAATTAACatcaataaaataaaattgtaactttttatttttctcaataatacttttaaatttattaaataatattatactattattattttcataacAACCAAAATATAACACTTGTAAATCATTtgaattaataatatttttatcactATCTTCTTCTATTCTTTTATTTGCAGCATCATTTAATAtggtttttttttccccCATTATATTCTTATCACTATATAATGTATCATCACATGTATTctcattattttttatatcattcCTTTCTTTATAAAATCTATTTCTCATTTGTGTATAatctttaaaatattcattctttattattaagtTGTAAAAttcatcataattatttattatcttcaaattgttataatatatgtcgtttaatttatatacattataaatatatttattatcaacTTTCCTCTCATTTTGAATAATAGAATTAAATTTTCGAAAACATAAGCCCTTATATATTAATCCTTTACTACACAAGCCTTTTCTgattaatttattaaaatataaaaccTTCAGCATTTTGCACGACttaaacataataataataaaaataaattaattatatatatatatatatattataatatacataataaatatttatttatttatatatatatatatattattataaatttttttttctcatttcTTCTTCCcaccaaaaaaaaaaggttaCAAGGgaatacataaaaataaagaaaaaaaaatatgagcgattatgtattatattatatatatatatatatataaatatatatatatgaagaaaaaaaaaaaaaaaacatatatatttatatatatttttctattcATATGGTAAAATAAAGTTACATtattttacataatatattagatAACCTTGTgtgtattttattatagAGTATTTTGTGtcataataaataaataatatacatatataataaatatatatatatatgtttgtgtacttcaaaatatatatgtaaaatgGTTTTTATATTCCCTTTAAGCATTTGAATAAGAAAgctttatatttttatcaatttatatattttaataatttaatttattattatttttttttttataaattatacatatatatatatatatatatatatatatagtgtttgtaaaaaaaaataatataatataataaaatataaatattcctacacataaaaatataactaattatgtgaatatatttttaagaataaaatttattttcacatatataaaatacacATTAAGGATGCATATACAAATTAAAAGTTGTTACTTTTAAAATGTAATGTGTCCTTttaactatatatataaatatataggtatttctttaaaaaaaaaaaaaagagaaaaaaaaaattataataaaattaaaataatatttaataaaatttaatatacagatatcttatttttttatatatgttaaaaaaaaaaaaaagtagTAGTATATATCTAGTTTCAATAATTTAGTTCATCCAAATAATTAATACTTTCAATAATTTGTGGATCCaatttatcttttattgGATTTAAGAATTTAATAATTGCCTTCAATGCTGGTTTACTCACAAGTTCATCAAtctacaaaaaaaataaaaaatatataatttattatatataaatgaaatattttcatattgatatatatatataattgaatatatacacagataaaatatatatatatatatgtattattattattattattattaccCTATAATTTTGTGTGCATAATTCCTTTAATGtcattaaaaaatttgaagagagatcaatattataataatcagCTGTAGACAATTTTTCTAGCATATTATCAGGAACTAAATTAGtagaaaaaataacaaaGGCTTCTTCAAAcaatttctttttcataaatAGTATGCATAAAATGAGATAAGACTTATTTTCAATGGATTCCAGTTTGACATTGGATGGCCACAtattctaaaaaaaaaaaataaaatcaaaaataatatatatatataaatatgatatatatcACGCACAAAATATACCTCATAATATACGAAATAATTCTataacacatatatatatatatatatatatttatttatttatttattaatatttatctGGTTTTACCTTTGCGAGGTGGAAAAATCTAAAGGCACATTTACGAATATAATTATACTCCTTCTCATTgttatgaaaataatatatcaactcgtcattatatattcttattaaGGAATTGATCGCACTCTCTTCATctttcaaaatataataacatatgaatgatattatataatttttccTTTGATTTGCAAAATAAGCTAAGATAGCATAGAATTGagatattttataaagaaTTGATGAATGTACACTTATTAAAGAATTATCTAAtgaaattttatttaatgtattaatatttttattatgaacaaatttaaaatttcttgatttatataaatattcttcatccatttcattttgtcttgtttttaataaaatgttatttgaaacattttgtttatataatatataatacattaagaaaaaacatttaatatcttttcttatcttaattttatttttaaataaaaataaaaagtcATGTAACTTTccataaaatatatttccatcattatttatatgtcCAATTACACTTTcatgtaataatatatcttgATTTTCTTGTACTAtactttttaataatttaatacTAATATTAgtttttaaatttaataaataagttatttttaataatatattaatattgttattacGTAACACAAAATGATCAAAAGGTAAATCTTGATTACTCATacttaataatattaaattaaatttattttctgAATTTGGTACATCTGTAATATCATGAGATGTATTTAATATACTATTGTGATCATTTctaaattttaaatattgtaatgttttcatttttatattatttaataaatgattttcaaaaatattattattatgtaaaaaGATACTTAATACTAATAAAATTCTTTGGACATTATTTGAAATACaagataaaaatacaatagttgtatatatattaccaactaataataaataataaaataattttatatataataaaaaattattttttaatactttacttatatttccttttaatttttctgATATTTTCCCATcattaattaaaaaattattcataacTTCATCTACTTTAAGTTttgaacatatatataaatattctttattttcattaataatataatttgatatagttataaataaaacttcaattcttttatttatacgTTCTCTTCGACATTTTGtatcatttatatgtgatacattttcttcttcacaatataatacatcagtatctattatatcaaaattatcaataaatttacttccatatatattaaaattttttgataaaaataaacataattCTATCCATATACTTGTTTCAATATTACAATATTGAAAATTAAAGGCATGTCTATTAGTCACACCTAAGTATATATCATTATGATTTTTTGAAAACGTACTTTTACGTagattatatattcctttatTCACCTCATCATTTATATCCATTACATTATTAAAATCATTCTCATATTCTTTCACAGTTTTAGGCTTTTGAAGCATATTACTAATCATATCAAAAAAGAATGGTTTCTTTTTATGCTTCTTATCATGGTCTCTACTATTATATCCatcatcatcttcatcTTCTCCATAATCATCATTACTACTATCATTTATAgtatcattataatatatattaccatctttattattattattattattattattagcATGATGACGATTCTTATGACGCGAACCATTCAGCATTGCCTTATCTGtattataatcataattCATATGTCTATTTCTTATTTCTTTGATATAATCCTTATCACCCAATAAATCGTCATCTGATACACTATGAAAAGCACTTGCACcatgattattattattactattattcGTAGTATTACTCATTGGAATATTCTTCTTTctaatataaaaaaatatatttttcatagCTATTTTCTTATCACGATTAGTATAcatatttccttttttacaaaatatatcagaaaataatatacataacaaatcatatgcatatatattatttatacataaatatataattgaatgaaaaaaatttattatatttgacatgtgtatttttttcttaaatatatcaGTACAATCAATATCAACTTTCATgttttcaaaaatattcatcgtattctttttattataaattaataataatattcttattaataatattacaaaatcatataaataattatcaatattcaaattttttataaattcttcaagttttattatttgtattaaaCCAATATAATTACCACATctaaacataatattaactaaataaaaaaaaaaatgaatagTACTATTCTCTTTATCCATCTCattcttataaaaattattataacaatatgaaaatatagCATTGGATTTCGCATCAAGAAAATATTCATCTATTTGATTTAAATCTTTTGAAACATAATTGCTTATCTCgattttataaaatttatcATGTAAATGTTGAAGGGTAccaaataaataattaagtaaaatattttcatatcTAAATTGGGGAATTCTTACCATcttttttgtatttatattattttcatcattattataacttTCAACATTATCGTCATAActtttatcattatcatcatcatcatcactttgatcattttcatcataaCTTTGATCATTCTCATCATAACTTTGatcattatcatcatcacTTTGATCATTATCATAATCACTTTGATCATTATCATCAACACTTTTATCACTTTTATCACTTTTATCACTTTCGTAacttttttcttcttcataACTATCCTCATTAacttcatttttatatttagaaactcttttctttttttttaaacttcttcttattctttctcttttttttttttcgtcATTAActcttttcttttttatttcaatCTCTGAACGTTTTCCCTCATTACCTTCATTCAAATTTTCacttttcattttctttctCATATTTTCCTTTGTTATGGACaaattcatatttaataaactattcaatatatcttttaacAACTGTTTATACATAGAATCGATATCTAAAGAACTATTATATTCATCTCGATGCAGTGAACTATTTCgatatttatttaattgtgacttaaatatatcattatttgaattaatataataatgatcaTTAACCTCTATAAAATTAtctaataatattcttttatcAGATCCTCCTATTAATACTTTagaataatttaaattagTTTCACTTAGTAATAAATAATAGAAACTTTTAAAAGGTATAAAATTTAACTTGGTTGAatttacattatataaccatattaatatttgGAATTCATGCTGATCTAAATCTAATACATTACCCTTTATCATcttttgattttttttttgtttagAATTTACTAAATAATCaacaaaatttttaaatatatgacTTTTGAAGTTATCCCACATTAAAGAATCATGatcatttaataaagtTAAAGTACttttttgaatattatttatattatcattaattattaaatttatataattataaaataatcCTCCACTTGATCCACCTTCTTCATCTTCTTCTTCCTCATCTTCATATTCTAcatcatcattatatatCTTGTCAAAAATActttctttcttttttataatagTTAACTCATCCTGTAACCCATGGAACTTATCCGCACTCCTCACATTTTGTTCTTTATCTCTCTTCAATTCAGTAACACGATTCAGGTTATCAACAACTCTTGGTTGatcatttattaaaatattagGGGTACTACTTGTTAAACCTGTGCCTGTTTGCATAGTCAAATTAGTACTACTGGTAGGTAATGTTGGAGTTCCACCTAATGGACTAATGGTGAGCGCATTTTTATCACctaataaaaaattctttGATGCATTATCTGTAGTACTGCTTAATCCGCTTGTTAATGTACTACCTAATAAAGTACTACTGCTAGGGGTAGGCGTAGTTGTGTTACCTAGATTACTAGTTACTGTACCACCCAAATTACCAAAAATGTTACTACCTCCACTTTGACCAAAACCAGGCGTAGTTAAATTAGTATTTAAAGTAGATGTCATGGTGCCACCTAAATTTTGGCCTAAAGTAGTACCGGCACTAGGACTTAAACTTGTACTTGCAGTACTTAATGTCAAACCTGTACCAGTTGAACCAAATATATTCTTACTTGCACTTAAATTACCAAAACCACTACCTCCTGATACATTTccaaatatattacttGTACCAGATGTACCCCCTATACCTGTACCGGTTAATCCAGTGGTTCCTGTTGTAGTAGCACTAGGTGTTGTTAATGTACCCATGGGGGTACTTCCAGTAGTCCCAGATAATGTTCCAAACATATTAgtaaatttattttgaGTACTTCCAGGAGTAGTACTTGATgaaaacatattattacttGTTAAACCTTGAGATGTTCCTTGTGTTGTTCCAAACATATTCGTACTTCCTGGTTGAGTCATTGTTTGTAATGATCCAAAAACATTACCTGTTGTTGGTTTAGTTTGATTCAAACCACCAGTTGAACCAAATATATTACTACTTGTTGATGCTGGCGTTGTAGTGGCACTTGTGGTTCCCATAGTACCAAAAATGTTACTTGCAGGTTTACTTTGGGTAGAAGACAAACCTCCAAATATATTGCTTGTTGTAGAAGTTTGATTAGCTCCTGGTAATGCTCCAAAAAGATTACCAGTTTTATTCTGACTAGTTCCAGTCGAACCAAACAAATTACCTGACTGTGCAGTAGTATTAGTTGTCATTCCTGTTGTACCGCTTGACATTCCTCCAAATAAACTACTTGTAGGTTTGGCTTGATTAGTAGATAAACCTCCAAACATATTACTACTACTTGTCGAAGTTTGATTTGCTGATGGCAAGGTACCGAAAATACCACCACCAGTTTTATTTTGACCTAAACCTGTAGCACCTCCGAATAAATTTCCAGATTGTTGCGTACTTGTATTTGTAGTAGTACCACTAGATAATCCACCAAATAAACTACTTGTAGGTTTAGCTTGATTGGAAGATAAGCCACCAAACATATTACTACTACTTGTAGAAGCTTGATTTGCTGATGGTAAGTTACCAAAAATGCCACCAACAGCTTTATTTTGCCCCATGCCTGATGCATTTCCAAATAAATTACCTGATTGTTGAGTGCCAGTATTACTTGTTCCTCCACTTGATAATCCACCAAATAAACTGTTTGTGGGTTTGGCTTGATTAGATGATAAACCTCCAAACATACTACTACTACTTGTAGCAGCTTGATTTGCTGATGATAAACCACCAAATATACCCCCAGTTTTATTTTGGATACTTGCCCCTGTATTACCGAAAAGTCCACCACTAGTACTTTGATTGGTAGACGTACCTAATCCTCCAAATATGCtatttgatttattttgaCTAGTTGATGATAAATTAccaaatatattacttGAATTAGTTTGATTCGATGACATATTAccaaaaatattatttgatgaTGTTGTTTGATTACTTGATTGTAAACCTccaaatatatttttattaccTAAATTGCTTGTTTGATTATTTAAACCTGAGGAGGTTccaaaaatatttttcatatttaaattattttgattattaGCATTCATAAATAAACTATTACCACCCATATTTCCTTGTGTATTATTACTTACATTTGTAGAACCAAATATATTCTTTGTATTTAAATTTGATTGGCtattcatattttcataaataCTTTTCCCACCACCTAAGCCAGTGGAAGTACTACTACTCCCACCCAAATTaaatatacttttatttaCTAATGCATTATTAGGTTGTTGAATTTTTGAACCTCCAAAAAGAGAATTATCTGTATTACCAATATTTGATTGTAAATTACTATTGCCAAATAAACCCTTATTcgtattattattttgattaaATGTTCcaaatatgttattattttgtgaTGAATTTTGCATAAAcatattcttattttttaataaattatttgaatCTTGAAAATTCCCTTTATTCAAATTcgaattattaaaattttggttaaacattttttctcactttatattattcataaatatatatatatataaatatatattttaaaatattatcataattttaaaattaataaataattatataaaaaataaggaaCACATAATACATTCcatttcaaaaaaaaaaaaaaaaaaaattatatattcataaaaatttaaacTGAATTAGcacatacatatatatatatatatatatatatatatatacaacaTTTCATCCAGTCttttgaattatatatatattatcactatattttttacaaaaaaaaatgaaaatttgACAAATACATATGacaatattttattatatgaaacaatatataattatatattttatattatatatatgtgtatataaattaaacatatcatatatattgtaattaagaaaataaataaatatttaacttatacattaaaaaaaattttataataattatatacaaatataaatattaaataatacataatacatatatatatatatatatatatattctatttcatttctttctttaattacattatcatattattattgtatatatcttcataataaatatattatatatttttttctcataCAATTCTGaagaataaataataaatcttcttatttttataaaaaagggaaaaaaacaacaatatatttgttatatttatatatatatatatatatatatagttatttaataatataattcctttatatatatattttatatattcatttgCTCTTGTTAAATTTCTAAcattataatgaaaaaactttaaaatttttacaataaataaattccattaattttcataatataatttttttcttcttcaaaaccagatattttatatcttttgaaaaatattatacataaaaCAAGCTCacaatataaaatatatatatatttatataaatataatatatattttttttaataaattatgaacatggttttatataatataatttttttcagttaataatatataaaaataataatattattatatatatataatattatgaaacaagaaaaaaaaaaaaaaaaaaaaaaaaccaaaaaaaaaaaaaatatatatttatatatatatataaatatgacctctttttaaaaatgctttaacttatataaatatatgtatatatatatatataattcaatataataatattatatatgtatttatatatgcaaaatattattcatatatttattatatatgctataaaatataataatattatataaaatatactGTTTTTTACGCCTAAgctatataatattataagaaaaaaaaaaaaaaattaaaattacttttattttgccgtatttttttattattttaattcaataaaaaaaaatgtataaacttattattaataattatatatctattaaagatataaatat contains these protein-coding regions:
- a CDS encoding putative nucleoporin NUP100/NSP100, coding for MFNQNFNNSNLNKGNFQDSNNLLKNKNMFMQNSSQNNNIFGTFNQNNNTNKGLFGNSNLQSNIGNTDNSLFGGSKIQQPNNALVNKSIFNLGGSSSTSTGLGGGKSIYENMNSQSNLNTKNIFGSTNVSNNTQGNMGGNSLFMNANNQNNLNMKNIFGTSSGLNNQTSNLGNKNIFGGLQSSNQTTSSNNIFGNMSSNQTNSSNIFGNLSSTSQNKSNSIFGGLGTSTNQSTSGGLFGNTGASIQNKTGGIFGGLSSANQAATSSSSMFGGLSSNQAKPTNSLFGGLSSGGTSNTGTQQSGNLFGNASGMGQNKAVGGIFGNLPSANQASTSSSNMFGGLSSNQAKPTSSLFGGLSSGTTTNTSTQQSGNLFGGATGLGQNKTGGGIFGTLPSANQTSTSSSNMFGGLSTNQAKPTSSLFGGMSSGTTGMTTNTTAQSGNLFGSTGTSQNKTGNLFGALPGANQTSTTSNIFGGLSSTQSKPASNIFGTMGTTSATTTPASTSSNIFGSTGGLNQTKPTTGNVFGSLQTMTQPGSTNMFGTTQGTSQGLTSNNMFSSSTTPGSTQNKFTNMFGTLSGTTGSTPMGTLTTPSATTTGTTGLTGTGIGGTSGTSNIFGNVSGGSGFGNLSASKNIFGSTGTGLTLSTASTSLSPSAGTTLGQNLGGTMTSTLNTNLTTPGFGQSGGSNIFGNLGGTVTSNLGNTTTPTPSSSTLLGSTLTSGLSSTTDNASKNFLLGDKNALTISPLGGTPTLPTSSTNLTMQTGTGLTSSTPNILINDQPRVVDNLNRVTELKRDKEQNVRSADKFHGLQDELTIIKKKESIFDKIYNDDVEYEDEEEEDEEGGSSGGLFYNYINLIINDNINNIQKSTLTLLNDHDSLMWDNFKSHIFKNFVDYLVNSKQKKNQKMIKGNVLDLDQHEFQILIWLYNVNSTKLNFIPFKSFYYLLLSETNLNYSKVLIGGSDKRILLDNFIEVNDHYYINSNNDIFKSQLNKYRNSSLHRDEYNSSLDIDSMYKQLLKDILNSLLNMNLSITKENMRKKMKSENLNEGNEGKRSEIEIKKKRVNDEKKKRERIRRSLKKKKRVSKYKNEVNEDSYEEEKSYESDKSDKSDKSVDDNDQSDYDNDQSDDDNDQSYDENDQSYDENDQSDDDDDNDKSYDDNVESYNNDENNINTKKMVRIPQFRYENILLNYLFGTLQHLHDKFYKIEISNYVSKDLNQIDEYFLDAKSNAIFSYCYNNFYKNEMDKENSTIHFFFYLVNIMFRCGNYIGLIQIIKLEEFIKNLNIDNYLYDFVILLIRILLLIYNKKNTMNIFENMKVDIDCTDIFKKKIHMSNIINFFHSIIYLCINNIYAYDLLCILFSDIFCKKGNMYTNRDKKIAMKNIFFYIRKKNIPMSNTTNNSNNNNHGASAFHSVSDDDLLGDKDYIKEIRNRHMNYDYNTDKAMLNGSRHKNRHHANNNNNNNNKDGNIYYNDTINDSSNDDYGEDEDDDGYNSRDHDKKHKKKPFFFDMISNMLQKPKTVKEYENDFNNVMDINDEVNKGIYNLRKSTFSKNHNDIYLGVTNRHAFNFQYCNIETSIWIELCLFLSKNFNIYGSKFIDNFDIIDTDVLYCEEENVSHINDTKCRRERINKRIEVLFITISNYIINENKEYLYICSKLKVDEVMNNFLINDGKISEKLKGNISKVLKNNFLLYIKLFYYLLLVGNIYTTIVFLSCISNNVQRILLVLSIFLHNNNIFENHLLNNIKMKTLQYLKFRNDHNSILNTSHDITDVPNSENKFNLILLSMSNQDLPFDHFVLRNNNINILLKITYLLNLKTNISIKLLKSIVQENQDILLHESVIGHINNDGNIFYGKLHDFLFLFKNKIKIRKDIKCFFLMYYILYKQNVSNNILLKTRQNEMDEEYLYKSRNFKFVHNKNINTLNKISLDNSLISVHSSILYKISQFYAILAYFANQRKNYIISFICYYILKDEESAINSLIRIYNDELIYYFHNNEKEYNYIRKCAFRFFHLAKNMWPSNVKLESIENKSYLILCILFMKKKLFEEAFVIFSTNLVPDNMLEKLSTADYYNIDLSSNFLMTLKELCTQNYRIDELVSKPALKAIIKFLNPIKDKLDPQIIESINYLDELNY